Below is a genomic region from Nocardioides panacis.
CGGTTCAGCAAGCAGACGCGGCCGGTCATCCGGCTCGTCGAGGGCCTCGGGGTGGAGGGCGACGCGCACCTCGGGGAGACCGTCCAGCACCGGTCCCGGGTGCGCCGCGACCCCTCGCAGCCCAACCTGCGCCAGGTGCACCTGATCCACGCCGAGCTCTTCGAGGAGGTGCACGGGGACGGCCCGCGGGTGCTCCCCGGCGACCTCGGCGAGAACGTCACCACCTGTGGCGTCGACCTGCTCGCGCTGTCCGCCGGGACCCTGCTGCTGCTCGGCGACACCGCCGAGGTGGTGGTCACCGGGCTCCGCAACCCGTGCGTGCAGATCGACCGCTTCCAGCCCGGTCTCCTCGCACGGGTGGTAGGTCGTGACGCCCAGGGCCGGGTGGTGCGCAAGGCGGGGGTGATGGCCGTCGTACGACGGGGTGGCGAGGTGCGTCCGGGCGACCCGGTGACCGTCGTACCCCCGGACGGGCCGCACCGTCCGCTCGAGGCCGTCTAGGACCGCGGCACGTCGTAGGTCAGGTCGACCATCTGGCCGTTGCGGGCGACGTCGACGAGCCGGAGCCCCTCGATGCGGCGCGGCAGCAGCGGGGCGCCGGACCCCAGCGTCACCGGCGCGACGCTGACGATGACCTGGTCGAGCAGCCCGGCGTCGTGGAACTGGCCCACCAGGTCGCCGCCGCCGACCAGCCACACGTTGCGGTCCCCGGCCGCCGCGACCAGGTCCGGGTGCACGACCGCGACGTCGCCCTGCACGAACCGCAGGTCGGCCCCGGGGATCGGCGTGAGCTCCCGGTGGCTGAACACCCAGGACGGCCGGTCGGCGTAGAACTCCTGCCAGCGTTGGGGGTTCTCCAGCAGGTGCTCGTGGTCGAGCACCCACTGGTACGTCGTCGCGCCCATCGCCATCGCACCGACGCCGGCCAGGAACTCCGCGAACCCGCTGCCCTCGTCCTCGCGCTCGACGGCGAACAGCCAGTCCAGGGAGTTGTCCGCGTCGGCGAGGAAGCCGTCGAGCGTCGTGGCGGTGCAGTACTGGGTGAGCGCCATGCGCTCACCCTAGGCACCGGACGTTCGCTACTGATCGGTAGATTTCCTGCGCGACGCGGGCGTGACACGATGAGCGGGGAACCAGCCCGTGACCCGGGCCGGCTCCCACCACGCAGTGCACACCGAGCACGAGAGCAGAGGAATCGTGGCAACAGGTTCTGAGCA
It encodes:
- a CDS encoding MOSC domain-containing protein; the encoded protein is MHADRSPNPVTAPLPPPAPAAQPPRVVAVAASAGHRFSKQTRPVIRLVEGLGVEGDAHLGETVQHRSRVRRDPSQPNLRQVHLIHAELFEEVHGDGPRVLPGDLGENVTTCGVDLLALSAGTLLLLGDTAEVVVTGLRNPCVQIDRFQPGLLARVVGRDAQGRVVRKAGVMAVVRRGGEVRPGDPVTVVPPDGPHRPLEAV
- a CDS encoding dihydrofolate reductase family protein, coding for MALTQYCTATTLDGFLADADNSLDWLFAVEREDEGSGFAEFLAGVGAMAMGATTYQWVLDHEHLLENPQRWQEFYADRPSWVFSHRELTPIPGADLRFVQGDVAVVHPDLVAAAGDRNVWLVGGGDLVGQFHDAGLLDQVIVSVAPVTLGSGAPLLPRRIEGLRLVDVARNGQMVDLTYDVPRS